A region of Lathyrus oleraceus cultivar Zhongwan6 unplaced genomic scaffold, CAAS_Psat_ZW6_1.0 chrUn0004, whole genome shotgun sequence DNA encodes the following proteins:
- the LOC127110564 gene encoding pentatricopeptide repeat-containing protein At5g50280, chloroplastic — protein sequence MFLSLINHKLSFSSSSYCFFYLQPSISPNTHTKPSFHIHSHKTPLSLTTTPNYSTTPIFLPYFELHEQEQNIQEQNEQSHHPDDPIYKFFKTRTTVPSQNPGKEGKLSLQRNRRTTWHLASEEFDDEEEEVEEEEIPLLVEDNQETGSQKKESSLPQGVVGEILHLAKNLPQNLTLEEALGEYEKRVNEKECVEVLETLGKEHLMVCCLYFFQWMRSQEPSLVTPRVFTVLFPLLGRAKMGDKLMVLFRNLPSGKEFRNVRVYNAAISGLLSDGRYEDAWKVYESMETDNVLPDHVTCSIMIIVMRKLGHCAKDAWQFFEKMNKKGVRLGVEVLGALIKSFCVEGLLSEALIIQSEMEKKGVSSNAIVYNTLMDGYCKSNRVKEAEGLFVEMKAKGIKPTAVTFNILMHAYSRRVQPKIVENLLSEMQDFGLKPNANSYTCLISAYGRQKNMSDMAYDVFLMKKVGIKPTSHSYTAVIHAYSASGWYEKAYAAFENMIREGTRPSIETYTTLLDAFRQAGDTETLMKIWKLMMREKVKGTQVTFNILVDGFATQGLFMEARDVIFEFGKIGLQPTVMTYNMLMNAYARGGLDSKLPQLLKEMEALKLRPDSITYSTMLYAFVRVRDYKRAFFYHKQMIKNGQVMDINSYRKLRDILDVKAADKNKSDKVALYGAINKKMGIMKNKRKKDEFWKYKTRHVKKP from the exons ATGTTTCTCAGTCTCATAAACCATAAActctctttttcttcttcttcttattgcTTCTTCTATCTTCAACCTTCAATTTCACCCAACACTCACACTAAACCCTCTTTCCACATTCACTCACACAAAACCCCACTTTCTCTAACTACAACTCCAAATTATTCAACTACCCCCATTTTTCTCCCATATTTTGAGCTACACGAACAAGAGCAAAACATACAAGAACAAAATGAACAATCCCATCACCCAGATGATCCAATCTACAAATTCTTCAAAACCCGCACTACGGTTCCATCTCAAAACCCTGGAAAAGAAGGGAAATTGTCCCTTCAGAGAAATCGTCGTACAACGTGGCACCTTGCTTCAGAAGAATTTgacgacgaagaagaagaagtagaagaagaagaaatcCCTTTGTTGGTTGAAGACAATCAAGAAACGGGGTCTCAAAAGAAGGAATCATCACTGCCTCAAGGCGTTGTTGGGGAAATTCTTCATCTTGCAAAGAATTTGCCACAGAATTTGACTCTAGAGGAAGCTTTGGGAGAGTATGAAAAAAGGGTCAATGAGAAAGAGTGTGTAGAGGTTTTGGAAACACTTGGGAAAGAACACCTTATGGTGTGTTGTTTGTATTTCTTTCAGTGGATGAGGTCACAGGAACCATCGCTTGTTACACCAAGGGTTTTTACTGTGTTGTTCCCTTTGTTGGGAAGAGCAAAGATGGGTGATAAGTTGATGGTTTTGTTCAGAAACTTGCCCTCTGGCAAGGAATTCAGAAATGTTCGTGTTTATAATGCTGCAATTTCAGGCCTTCTCTCTGATGGCAG ATATGAAGATGCTTGGAAGGTTTATGAGTCGATGGAAACAGATAATGTTCTTCCTGATCATGTTACGTGCTCTATTATGATTATTGTTATGAGAAAACTTGGCCATTGTGCAAAAGATGCATGGCAGTTTTTCGAGAAAATGAACAAAAAAGGAGTCCGATTGGGCGTAGAAGTCCTCGGTGCACTGATAAAGTCATTTTGTGTGGAGGGTCTGCTGAGTGAAGCTCTCATCATTCAATCTGAAATGGAGAAGAAAGGGGTTTCTTCCAATGCAATTGTGTACAACACTCTGATGGATGGATATTGTAAATCCAACCGCGTAAAAGAAGCCGAAGGGCTTTTTGTCGAGATGAAAGCTAAAGGGATTAAACCAACCGCTGTTACCTTCAACATTCTAATGCATGCATACAGCCGAAGAGTGCAACCTAAGATTGTAGAGAATCTGCTTTCAGAAATGCAGGATTTTGGCTTGAAGCCAAATGCCAATTCATATACTTGTCTAATCAGCGCATATGGGAGGCAGAAAAATATGAGCGACATGGCTTATGATGTATTCTTGATGAAGAAAGTCGGTATAAAACCCACTTCACATTCCTATACAGCAGTGATCCATGCTTATTCAGCTAGTGGCTGGTACGAAAAAGCTTATGCTGCATTTGAAAACATGATCAGAGAAGGTACCAGACCTTCAATAGAAACCTACACTACTTTACTAGATGCGTTCAGACAAGCTGGTGACACCGAAACATTGATGAAAATATGGAAGCTGATGATGAGGGAGAAAGTTAAAGGAACACAGGTTACATTCAACATTCTTGTTGATGGTTTTGCCACACAAGGTCTCTTCATGGAAGCAAGAGATGTGATCTTTGAATTCGGGAAGATCGGATTGCAACCAACAGTGATGACCTATAATATGCTGATGAATGCATATGCACGAGGAGGGTTAGACTCGAAGCTGCCGCAGTTGTTGAAAGAAATGGAAGCTCTTAAATTAAGACCAGATTCGATAACATATTCAACCATGTTATACGCCTTTGTCCGTGTTCGAGACTATAAGCGGGCATTTTTTTATCACAAGCAGATGATCAAGAATGGGCAGGTGATGGATATCAATTCTTACCGGAAGCTACGGGATATTCTCGATGTCAAAGCCGCAGACAAGAATAAGAGTGATAAGGTAGCCTTGTATGGTGCAATTAACAAAAAGATGGGCATTATGAAAAATAAGAGGAAAAAAGATGAGTTTTGGAAGTACAAGACGAGACATGTAAAAAAACCTTAG
- the LOC127110561 gene encoding uncharacterized protein LOC127110561, with product MKMDKYKKDARAVLTPKVGYGLADELKRAGFWVQTVLDRPQATDVALQKHMVDMMDHRRVECVVLVSDDSDFVDVIKEAKLRCLKTVVIGDISSNGVLKRTADTAFSWEEILMGKAKKEAVSVMENWKDRDILKRLEWTYNPDVDKKKLNMDDADAEASGDDDIEDIYDEIDNDYNDDKGSWWKLDSDDNDVTN from the coding sequence ATGAAAATGGACAAGTATAAGAAGGATGCAAGGGCTGTTCTGACTCCTAAAGTTGGGTATGGTTTGGCTGATGAGCTGAAACGGGCAGGGTTTTGGGTTCAAACCGTGTTGGATAGGCCGCAAGCTACAGATGTTGCGCTGCAAAAGCATATGGTGGATATGATGGATCACAGGCGGGTTGAGTGCGTGGTCCTTGTATCAGATGATTCTGATTTTGTTGATGTGATAAAGGAAGCAAAGTTGCGATGTCTCAAGACTGTTGTTATTGGGGATATTAGTAGTAACGGAGTCTTGAAAAGGACTGCCGATACTGCATTTTCCTGGGAGGAAATTTTGATGGGGAAGGCTAAGAAGGAGGCTGTATCGGTTATGGAAAATTGGAAAGATCGTGATATATTGAAAAGGTTGGAGTGGACGTACAATCCAGATGTGGATAAAAAGAAACTCAACATGGATGATGCAGATGCTGAAGCATCTGGAGATGATGATATTGAAGATATCTATGATGAAATTGATAATGACTACAATGATGACAAAGGTTCTTGGTGGAAATTAGACTCCGATGATAATGATGTTACAAATTGA
- the LOC127110560 gene encoding protein root UVB sensitive 3 translates to MVGGILFTFYQGSNLDSNAKMWRLVADLMNDLGMLMDLISPLFPSAFVFIVCLGSISRSFTGVASGATRAALTQHFALQDNAADISAKEGSQDTVATMVGMALGMLVARITIGHPLAIWFSFLSLTMFHMYANYRAVRCLALNSLNPERSSILLHHFTETGQVLSPKQVSSLEHVLPIQLTPWHSKKANSLDTKVRLGTRISSFDEMEIKEHLLSVASYYTKAKYLLVEKKGIVNVIVHKDSNGADILKSFIHALVLANNAYKSKSLHSDSQTWMENQYEVFIQKVKSLGWKTERLLSSPIIWRANWIHQSATEKND, encoded by the exons ATGGTTGGAGGAATCTTATTCACGTTCTACCAG GGATCAAATCTTGATAGCAATGCAAAAATGTGGCGTCTGGTTGCAGATCTCATGAACGATCTTG GTATGCTAATGGACCTCATTTCACCATTGTTTCCATCAGCTTTTGTTTTTATTGTTTGCTTAGGAAGCATATCAAGATCTTTCA CCGGAGTTGCGAGTGGAGCCACTAGAGCAGCTTTGACTCAACATTTTGCTCTTCAGGATAATGCTGCAGATATATCTGCTAAG GAAGGAAGTCAAGACACTGTGGCTACGATGGTTGGCATGGCACTGGGAATGCTTGTTGCTCGCATTACTATTGGACACCCACTAGCAATTTGGTTTTCTTTTTTGTCTCTGACCATGTTTCATATGTATG CAAACTACCGAGCTGTTCGATGCTTGGCACTGAACTCACTAAACCCTGAAAGAAGCTCTATTCTTTTGCACCATTTCACCGAGACTGGCCAAG TTCTCTCCCCTAAACAGGTCTCTTCACTGGAGCATGTTTTACCGATACAACTAACTCCATGGCATTCAAAGAAGGCTAATTCATTGGATACAAAAGTACGTTTAGGCACAAGGATTTCTTCATTCGATGAAATGGAAAT TAAGGAGCATTTGCTTTCGGTAGCATCTTACTACACAAAAG CCAAGTACTTACTAGTGGAAAAGAAAGGAATCGTTAACGTTATTGTTCATAAAGATTCAAATGGCGCTGATATCCTAAAGTCCTTTATTCACGCTCTTGTCCTTGCAAATAATGCTTATAAAAGCAAATCTTTGCATTCAGACAGCCAAACATGGATGGAAAATCAGTATGAAGTATTTATTCAGAAG GTCAAGTCATTAGGGTGGAAAACAGAACGGCTCCTATCGTCACCTATCATATGGAGAGCAAACTGGATACACCAATCAGCGACCGAAAAAAACGATTAG
- the LOC127110583 gene encoding uncharacterized protein LOC127110583: MVSILKFRRIFYTIEATRKESYGALRHCHSEKLCRVGLFWDLDNKPPNSIPPYEVANKLRIAAASFGVVRHMVAYANSHTFSHVPHVVRESRKERQLLYSLENKGVIKRNEPHLCRVCGRMFYTNEKLVNHFKQLHEREHAKRVNQIESARGSRKVKLVGKYSMKMDKYKKAARAVLTPKVGYGLADELKRAGFWVQTVLDRPQAADVALQKHMVDMMDHRRVECVVLVSDDSDFVDVIKEAKLRCLKTVVIGDISSNGVLKRTADTAFSWEEILMGKAKKEAVSVMENWKDRDILKRLEWTYNPDVDKKKLNMDDADAEASGDDDIEDIYDEIDNDYNDDKGSWWKLGSDDNDVTN, translated from the coding sequence ATGGTTTCAATCCTCAAATTCCGTAGAATCTTCTACACAATAGAAGCCACACGAAAAGAATCATATGGTGCTTTGAGACACTGTCATTCTGAGAAGCTATGTAGAGTAGGGCTTTTCTGGGATTTGGATAACAAACCACCCAATTCAATTCCACCCTATGAAGTTGCCAATAAGCTCAGAATAGCTGCAGCTTCCTTCGGGGTTGTTCGCCATATGGTGGCTTATGCGAATAGCCACACTTTCAGCCATGTCCCTCATGTTGTTCGGGAGAGTCGGAAAGAGAGGCAATTGTTGTATAGTTTGGAGAATAAGGGTGTGATCAAACGTAATGAGCCTCATCTTTGTCGTGTTTGCGGGAGAATGTTTTATACTAATGAAAAACTTGTTAACCATTTCAAGCAGCTGCATGAGCGTGAGCACGCGAAAAGGGTGAATCAGATAGAGTCTGCTAGAGGGAGTAGGAAAGTGAAGTTGGTGGGAAAGTATTCTATGAAAATGGACAAGTATAAGAAGGCTGCAAGGGCTGTTCTGACTCCTAAAGTTGGGTATGGTTTGGCTGATGAGCTGAAACGGGCAGGGTTTTGGGTTCAAACCGTGTTGGATAGGCCGCAAGCTGCAGATGTTGCGCTGCAAAAGCATATGGTGGATATGATGGATCACAGGCGGGTTGAGTGCGTGGTCCTTGTATCGGATGATTCTGATTTTGTTGATGTGATAAAGGAAGCAAAGTTGCGATGTCTCAAGACTGTTGTTATTGGGGATATTAGTAGTAACGGAGTCTTGAAAAGGACTGCCGATACTGCATTTTCCTGGGAGGAAATTTTGATGGGGAAGGCTAAGAAGGAGGCTGTATCGGTTATGGAAAATTGGAAAGATCGTGATATATTGAAAAGGTTGGAGTGGACGTACAATCCAGATGTGGATAAAAAGAAACTCAACATGGATGATGCAGATGCTGAAGCATCTGGAGATGATGATATTGAAGATATCTATGATGAAATTGATAATGACTACAATGATGACAAAGGTTCTTGGTGGAAATTAGGCTCCGATGATAATGATGTTACAAATTGA